ACATCTAGCACGCATTAGTTCTGCTCACTAGTTGTACAATGACTCCCCACACCCTGTTCGGGATTAGATTACGCTAGACGATTGAGTTTAACTCGACATATGTTTTTCTACTAAATGTTTTTCTGTACGCACATTTTTTTTATGAACCCGcactttttacaaaatatcgaaatacaATAGATTTCACTGACtcaaatttcattattcaggGGTGCAGTAgacaaaaattgataccttgtttctcctttcAGCTGAACTTAAAAATGACCCAGCTGGTCGCCTATATACCCTGTACATTTCATGATCAGGCTAACCCAAAGACCcgttagttatagaaattaactgattacaaatttcatcacGGTCTACTAAAGtgctgggtccagttccacagttccgagttaagattcaactctgagttaactcatctaaaatgaattagctttaactcagagttaactctaactcacaactgtggaacagggtccTGATTAGCAAAAACAAGGTATCCTTTTCTGTGTGTACTATACTATGCCTCCATGTGGGCTTACCAGTTGTCTTTACTCCACTTCGTTTCATGTTGTTCCGTGACATGGAAGGTATAAATATGCCTTGAATTTTTCGAAGTGTTCTTGTGACTTTTATGGACTACGTAACCATCAATCAGAACCAGCGTTCCTTCAAATTGTTATAAAGTCAAGAAATTATTGAACGGTTATTGATATTTATTCGACTAAGTTTAGAAATTCTGGTACCTTTTTTAACGGGACCAGGAACGAATTTCGACTCTTCAAATTCTGGTTGCTTAGCGGTGTGTTTCAGTAATGGTTCGTTGACGGATTTTCGATCGGGATTTCGAACCATTCTGAAATCATTGCGTAACCCatctaaaacagaaaaaaaatacaaatgaaacgGAAAACTAGTTTTACATCCTTTAAACTTCGAAGTTGATTCAGACCTTTATGTGAGCCTGGAATAAACCACAGACATCCGTTTTCTAACGTCGTATCCTCCAAAGCTATCCAATATCCTATTAGTTTAGGAGGGTCATTCCACAGATAAGTTAGATCTTGATGAGGATTCACTGAAAAATTGAGAACAACATCTACTGGTATTGAACAGAGTGGGTGCTAGAAGTTCTGATTTGCGTACGCCGAATATATTTCTAAACACATACCCACTCCGCCTATTCCAGGTtgctgaaaaagaaacaagacATCACATCACAATACAGAAAAAATTATTAGAGGAATTAGAAAAAACCTCTTTCAGTAAACGGACTTTGATTGTGAACCATAAGAGTAAAGTTGTATGTTTCAACTTTATAAAAGATTGTTAACGGACATACCTTAAAGATAACCATACTCTGAACCACCGAAGGGCGAACGAACCCCAGAGTTCTAGCGATACCctgaaaaacatttgaagattataatacaaaatatcattttattactttaaatCTTGTCTTATTTTATTACGTTATTCATTTACAAGGAGCTGTGGTTTAATTACCTGAACTTTATCACTAAACGTTACCCTCTTGAACTCCGGATTCAGCCAGTGTAGAGCTGTAAATAAAACGGCCATTGTTTCCATTAATATCAGGTTGAAAAATAGAACTTCATATATCAATAACAAACAacattcaatttgattaatcagATATATTTTCCATGAGCTTACCGTGACCAATTTTATTGCACGACTTCTGCTTATCCACCACTAAGTCTCCtattattgatataaataataatgaactTAACAAAGATATTCAAAGATCGATGTATGAACAAgctttgaaaatttgatttgattctacCTTTTTCATTGACCGCATCTTCTTCAAAAAAGAATCGAATTTTGTCACCGGAATTGAGGAAGTAATCGTCGTCAAGCTGAAAGTCATTCAACAATAATAAATGCTATGAAATTGGTCATGATTATTTAGACTTGAGACTATAGAGTAGTCATGGTATGCAGTGAAGATTGTGGTTAATTCTCAAGACAAATTCCATAAGTCAATACATTTTTGAGTTTCAAATAGGGCCTACCTGATGCGTCGGACTGAATACAGCTGAATGCTCAGCCGGATTCATCTCTTCAATAAGTTTGTAATGTTCATTCTCTAAGGCATCAACATCTTTCAACGACAGGAAATCTTCGATGATCAAATAGCCATTATCTTCGAACTGAAATTTTAGATGTTTTTTTGACTTCATAAGAAACCTGCTGATCACATTGTAAATGTCATCGAAAAATGTATTCGGATTAGGTATGGGCCTAGTTTGAGCTTATTTTGAGTATCAATACTCAGGAGATGTTCTTATGATAAATTGCAAAAAAATCGGTTCAAAAAATCAACTTACAAATCGTTTTTGATTATCCGTCAGTCCGTCCGCCATTTTGACGATCATGTGACTTCACGTGCCAGAGCCATGCAATGCATGCCAGGGTAAGAATCAAGGTGAAttttggtggcagcactataCTATCTTCTGGCGAAATCCGCCGGGTAGCAACTATATTAGTTCGCTGAAATTTCGCTAGGTGActgtatggtgctgccaccaaacTCGCGGACCAATAGATAATATTTTGAACATAACTGTCCTTATTCATACTGAATAGCATTTTACCAGGCGCGTTATCAGACGGTCCACGGTAGGCACGTGCTACCGTTGAAAATTAAGTTCGTGCccctttcaaaattattttcatcccCAAAGTAAAAGGACACAGTTATTCATCCCTACCAATTCTAAATGTAGAAAAGTGGCACATTTTTACAAGACGAGGCAGATAATACTAAACAAAAGGGCACATTCGGTCGTCAATCAATTCCGGAAAAGATGATAAAAAGGGCAGACAATTTTAAACCGAAAAAGGTACACCATCCTTCAGTCCATCATTATTGTTTGGAAACTACACCTAAATGCAATAAATTTTCTAGAAAGCACTTAACTTCATCAGTACTTCATTTATTGCTTGGGAATTGCGCCAAGCAGCTGtaaatcttcaaaattttctaggGGGACCTCCAGCCCCCCTCGTTTATGCCCTTGCTAGCCCAACAGGGGTCCCTGAATCCGCCCtgttaacaatgaaatatttttacaatcACATCTTTTTTTTCCAGCTGAAATTGTTACTGAAGAATATGTCTTTTGTCAGCACACTGTTTGCGCACTGACGCGGCtgcgcccccccccccccatccgTTACTTTTATACCCTGTGTCCGGCTAAGAAAAATGCTCCTCAAGTCTCGAATCAAAAAAAAGGAAACACGACCAAACTCGCATCATCGCGTGAGGGATTAAACAATATAGATGTGTCACAAATACTCGGGTTTACGCGGCAACGCTACTGAAACGCGCCTTCCAGATCCTCACAGTGCCGTCTCATCGAGAGAGATACGAAAAATAACGCGTTCTTTATGGTATTCGAGGATCAGACTGTGGGTTTATTTATACCGCGCTgttcaataaaaataaaaacttgtTGTCGAGGTCGATCGCattcaaatacaaattgaaagGAGACACGGacgatttgaatatatcggcGGAGACGATCGAAGGTAAGGTTCTTTTAACGAAAAACAGTTCAAATACGACTCTTCCGTTTGGCATTGAATATTCTTGAAAAGTGATACAATATGCTggttatgtatatatatccgGGATATATATGAccattcatttgataaaacgaTAGTTCAATTGGATCCCAAAAGTGATTTTAAGTTAGTCGACTGAGtagtttatcatttttccacTAACTGACACTCATGAACGGACCACCGACGAGTCGCACCACCAATATTAATGACAGGTGCCTTcgtttgaaaatgaagatattGTTGGGCACCGTAGCCCTACATTGGGACATGGGCGTACATAATCTAGTTTAGATACGTCTTTGATTGGAAGTATAAATCGCTAGACTCAAGTATATGTGTGTAATGATATACCTCAATTCATGGAGACGTTAACAATTCATTGGTATTCAAAAAGAGTTCGAACGTAAAATCCCACGATCGAATAAAATGGAAATTAGTATATATCAAGCTATTTGAACCAACGAACTAACCAAGTCTGTTGGTAATATCATCAGGATACCTactaaatgaaaaacaaaagcCAAAAGAGGTTTCTTCGTGTGATCATTATTTAGTTCCCCAAATACCTGCCACATCTGTAGCGTTCCTTACGAGTCAGTCATTTGTATTAATCaacttatcaaatatttatcgcAGCGGATAATAGAGAATAGCATTACAAACAACTAACATAGTTCACCATGGAAACGACAGCCTATCCGAAACACTCTTAAACACACATTGCCGCAATAAAACAAGCTATcactgttttttttaaatctttatgACGCAAAAACAAGGACTAGAATATGGAAACCAGATCCACTGCATTTCTATGGacgtttttcttttctttatttttttcttcgataaatgaaaattatttgtATTGCCTGTTTATGTCGGCGCAGTTGAACTGAGTTATGACTAGTTTGTATTGTCAACTTAATTAGAACTATaagtattttcttttcaatagcTTTAGAAGGAAATTTCTTTCTACATAGTCGTTTGACATGTGGTTTATTTGGGGTGTAGAGCCTATGGCTCTAAGCGATATGGGAAATATGTGTTTACATCATTGTATTAGGCTTTACGCACTTCTCACAATCTATTGATATAAAGTGAAATGAAAACTAAACACACTGTATAAATGTTCCTTTTCGGAattattttgacattttgacaCGGGAAGCAGAGTAAAGTACGTAGTAAAAATCTATCTTTTTGCATTTCCGAATTTCTGGGTCCATCTCAACAGTTAAATTAAACTCTCATGCAGGTAGAGCTAATGACGAAGGATGTTTATGAGAATCTCTCCAATTCACTTTTCACGAGAAAtgttttctttgatttcaCGAAATCGGAaacctccccccccccccacccccGTAAAATCGTTTGCTGGCGGATGATTTGTGATACGCCGCGGCGGCGTGTTGTCAACCTGTGTAATTCTACGTCGGCGTAAAATACGAATCAGATGCCATACGGATTAATCGCTATGACACCCGAATAAGTGCGCTAAATATCCAGTGAATTGATGTCGATCACTCAACGTTATTAACAAGCCCTACGTTACTACCTTGATTGTACTGCGTACACAGGAAGTCAATCCATCGCCTTTACTATGACAACTTCATCGACAGCAATTACCATTCGATCAATCTGATCATATACACGCCGTATATATACGTAATGCAATAAATTGCAGCTACTACCAACCGACAAAATAGAGTGCTAGACCTGGAGCTTTGATGGCAATTTAACGAGGGCTCCTTTGAAATTCGAGTTGTTTCCAGGTACCAGAACGAATTTCGTACCGTACGGTATCGGCGCTAGAATCTTTAACGAAAATGTGCTAGCCCTGAAACGTTATGTTCTGTACATACATTATCAATGACATTCAAATAAACCACGAACCTTAGAGAATGAATTTTCAGTCGAATATGATGCTGTCAACTTCTTGGATCAGGCATGATTCATCATAACTTTCATGATATTCCGTATTGCATGAGACATCGATAGACACAATAACTGACTGTCAGTGGATGTGAGATGTTGTCTCGTATTGTTTGTTCCAGCTACAATGACCTCGACTCCGATGCGACATGCATCGTACAATATTAATTAGGTATGTGTATTAATCACATCTGTATCAACGGCCATTGGTCTTAAGGCGGTATAGTGTCGTTATTGTtaaaatagtttattttctatcatcaGTAAAGTATACAAGGACCGCCTTATTGCCCAATTCCACCTTTGATATGTTGGCAATGAGTGATGTGCGGATATCATAtggttcaccaagaacctgCGTATATGTAAAACCCTTATATGTAAGATCGAACTCAACTTGTCATCACAACGGTTTCCAGTCGGTGAACAAAGTGGAACTGGTGGCCGCACTTCGAGTTACAATTCTTCCTCGTGTGCTGACGGAAAACTTTTCTTCTGGCGAGAATGCACAAAGCTACTTCATCAATCATAGCCAATAATTCACAAATCCTTGGTGACTATTAAACCAGgtcaatgaaatatatatttagtgATTGGAGAAACGCCATTAAACAACCAAATCTATAAATGTCTCGAAATTCTATGCTAtttagaaatatctttattatccTATTCCAATTGAGATGTGTATACATTAGTCAActgtttcaatgaaattcgGGCAACCTGTCGTGCCGCCGATTTagacaaaaaaaacaaaaccagGTTTTACATAATCAGCGCCAATAGCTTCACTATGTCAAATGAATGACTTATTTTGAAAGGTTTTGTATTGGAAGAACCGAAGCATAATGAAGCCATTTTTTACTGGCTTAGATATCGATAGATTTGCTTTGTTGCTAACCTGGTGACAGTTATATCGGATGTGTTGACGGGAGTAACTGGTAAAATTGTGCAGAGGATATCCGGTGTTACATTATATTACGATTCGCGTCTATGGGAAAATATTATTCGGTATTTCTGGAAGAGGGATATTTGAGGTTTTCTATTATTCAATTTCTATTATGAGGTTTTCAATTATTCAACGCTCGTGCATCGGATTCCTGTGATTTTCGGAATGTTGTAATGTTTGTTGTAAATCGTATAACATCTATCACCGGATCTTAACCGGATTAATGTTGAAAACGATATGTTTAATTCTGGGAAAACGTGTTCTGAAAAAGAACGCTTGAAATTTttactttgaaattttcactTTATGTCTATGGAAACTAGTTTGGATTTTCTAGCCAGTTCAACAACTTGCAATTTTAAATGAACTTGGTTCCATATCAAAATGTATCTAGAACCATCGGCCTGATTCGCGCAGTGTTGTACTTTCCAGAAGAGTCATATATTATCTCGAGGTCATGACATCACGTTCTCAAGCTGTTATCGattcattatctttattgcgAGATAAAACATGTCCGAAATTTacatttgacaaatttgaaCGTATAATACACGTATCTCCTCAGTTTTGTTGACTAGTTTAACAAGATCTAATTACGATTACATGTTCTAAATTTCACGCTGAATTCCTGGGTTCGAAGTCATATATGTACTGATGCACGAGCGGTGATATTAGCAATAGTTTTGTTATAATAATAGTTAGTCGCGAATACGCATAGATCGGATATCAACACAGATTTACTGAGGAGTATTGAAAATGTCAGAGTACTGCAGTGCTTGTCCATCGCGGGGTGACCTTGAAGAAGGGTAAGCACTTTTTAGGTTTTGATGAGCAATCACTATCTTAGTTTTCTAGTTTGATCCTGCGGCAATGCACTCGAAATTGACAGAATAATATCAGGCTTCGCGCCGAAGGATCAAAGAAGAAAAAGCCTTTCATCCGagtaatattttaaaaaaagatatcgGAACCTCAAAGACccattgaaaaattcatgaacACAGTCTTTTCAAATGCTTCCAATAGACATACGTCGGATATTATACTAAGTTAACTTAGTgtaatatctatattaattAACAGATATAGTAAGTTTGCTTTCGGCGGTAAATCATCCATTGACGAATATTAGGCATCGCAATGCGTTATTCAGTTCTCGTCGCAAATGTGCAAGATGGCGCAGTCGCGATTCGTTCATACCTCGCAGCCCCAGGGAGGTGCTGGTGCCTAGCTTGCGCACACGCACACGAAAGGAAACACACACGATAATGCGATTATTACTAATCTATGAAAATGTTGCGGCACAGCGAAATCTTCAACGCTAATTCATCCCCGAGTTAAGGGCGATATTTTTTAAGGGGAgtcataatgatttcatagGGCCTACGTAGAAAACTGGTTCTGCTTGGCCTCTCGCTTTCTTAGACGACTGATCGACAAAGAGTCACACTTTTGAATGTCACTAAAATGTTCTATAAAAACCTGTCTCATACGAAAATACattaacatgcattttttAATGTGTTTACTATAATATAAGGCATGCGCACAGCGACCAACCGTGCCTGTATAAAGTTCAGGCCGGATTCAGACGGAGTCACGCGCTACCGTCGCGAAAATCtcgttttttttccatttttttccCAAAAGTAAAAAGGGTTGTCCCTATCAATTCCAAAAGTAGAAAAGTGCTCAATTTTAC
This Tubulanus polymorphus chromosome 7, tnTubPoly1.2, whole genome shotgun sequence DNA region includes the following protein-coding sequences:
- the LOC141908076 gene encoding phytanoyl-CoA dioxygenase domain-containing protein 1-like yields the protein MIVKMADGLTDNQKRFFEDNGYLIIEDFLSLKDVDALENEHYKLIEEMNPAEHSAVFSPTHQLDDDYFLNSGDKIRFFFEEDAVNEKGDLVVDKQKSCNKIGHALHWLNPEFKRVTFSDKVQGIARTLGFVRPSVVQSMVIFKQPGIGGVVNPHQDLTYLWNDPPKLIGYWIALEDTTLENGCLWFIPGSHKDGLRNDFRMVRNPDRKSVNEPLLKHTAKQPEFEESKFVPGPVKKGTLVLIDGYVVHKSHKNTSKNSRHIYTFHVTEQHETKWSKDNWLQPTENLGFPCLYDEKW